In a genomic window of Saprospiraceae bacterium:
- the ruvX gene encoding Holliday junction resolvase RuvX has protein sequence MGRILAIDFGLKRTGFAVTDPLKIIATALTTVATHEAFDFLKKYCAEEEVESFVVGLPMHPDGNPAQIAPQADVFAEKLKKLFPDKPVIRQDERYTSNEAKRIILQSGIKKQKRRDKALVDKIAAALILEQYMREHFWGG, from the coding sequence ATGGGACGCATCCTCGCCATTGACTTCGGCCTCAAACGCACCGGCTTCGCGGTGACTGACCCCCTGAAAATCATCGCCACCGCACTGACGACCGTGGCAACACACGAGGCTTTTGATTTTTTGAAAAAATACTGCGCAGAGGAAGAGGTGGAAAGTTTCGTGGTCGGCTTGCCGATGCATCCCGATGGCAACCCTGCCCAAATAGCGCCTCAGGCCGATGTTTTTGCCGAAAAACTGAAAAAACTTTTCCCCGACAAACCCGTTATCCGGCAAGACGAGCGATACACTTCCAATGAGGCCAAGCGAATCATTCTCCAAAGCGGCATCAAAAAACAAAAACGCCGCGACAAGGCTTTGGTGGACAAAATCGCCGCAGCCCTGATTTTGGAGCAGTACATGCGGGAGCATTTTTGGGGGGGGTAG
- a CDS encoding class IV adenylate cyclase has translation MQHLNFEVKARTSRQADIRVWLLANGAEPRGTDFQTDTYFKMPMGAGRLKLRQGNIENNLIHYQRSDDAEARVSDVALAPVADAAALKNILTRALGVWVEVKKRREIYFIENVKFHLDELEGLGQFVEIEAIATNPDIPLERLQAQCAHFMAMLSILPDDIVAASYSDLLLPASERGK, from the coding sequence ATGCAGCACCTGAATTTTGAAGTAAAAGCCCGCACCTCGCGTCAAGCCGACATCCGCGTCTGGCTGCTCGCCAACGGTGCCGAACCGCGCGGCACGGATTTCCAGACAGACACCTATTTCAAGATGCCGATGGGTGCCGGGCGGCTCAAATTGCGGCAAGGAAACATCGAAAACAACCTGATTCACTACCAGCGAAGCGATGATGCGGAGGCAAGAGTCTCCGATGTCGCGCTTGCCCCGGTAGCCGATGCCGCAGCATTGAAAAACATCCTCACGAGGGCACTGGGCGTGTGGGTAGAGGTGAAAAAACGCCGCGAGATTTATTTCATCGAAAACGTAAAGTTTCACTTGGACGAATTGGAGGGCTTGGGGCAGTTCGTTGAGATTGAAGCCATCGCAACAAACCCCGACATTCCGCTGGAACGCTTACAGGCACAATGCGCCCATTTTATGGCTATGTTGAGCATCCTACCCGACGACATTGTGGCGGCTTCTTACAGCGACTTGCTTCTCCCAGCCAGCGAGCGCGGCAAGTGA